Within Desmodus rotundus isolate HL8 chromosome 6, HLdesRot8A.1, whole genome shotgun sequence, the genomic segment TCcaggggtatttttttttctaagaaaagagTCCATCTTTTCTTTGGATGGTGCTGATGAAACCCTAACCGTTGATTTTCCCGAGTTCCCCACCTATACATTCACCTCTCTTCTGTTAGTTTGTAATTAGCTGAGACCGTGGGGTTATAACATAAAAGATTAGCTCCAATTTCCTCTAGATCACAGAACAGGAACCACGTCATAGCAAGGATTACCAACTTTGGAACAAAGCTGGGGAAGGGAATGTCGTTCAGCGCTCAGTAAACGTTAGGTGGAATTATCTTGTCCTCTCACCAGAAAGCATGTTATTCTCCACCCGATGGCTTTGATATCATTGTAACTCAATATTCTCTACTTCTGTTGTTTGCCTGTGTTTGCCTTCTACTACGTCTCGTAGCCTCTGTCTTACCAGCTTCAGTCACATTGTTATTTCTTTGTGCCCTGAGTTCAAATCTCACTTAGAGAGGATCTGATTGGTTCAGCCAGTCAGCAAACCTGTAGGTCCCTGGGCAGCTTTTCGTCTAGTCATACGTGTTGCTCCAGGAAAATGGGAGGAGTTCTTTTATCCATCACAGcttgatgaaaatattctttgaGAATACACAATGGCTCTCTTCTAGTCCTTGTTTACTTCTGTCCTACCAGGCTGGCAGTGTTGTGGTTAACATTCAAGTTCTGGGGTAAGAGTGTCTGGATTTAGGTCCTCCTTCTAGCACTTACCAGCTATATGAATTCCGGCAAATGCTTCACTTCCccgtgactcagtttcctcacagatAAAATAAGGATGATGACAAATGGTCCCTACCTCAGAGAGTTGTGAGGACTCAGTGAGTTAAGGCACCTGAGCACTTTGCGCGGTGCATGCATGAGGGCCCGATCGGTTTCAGTTCTCCTTTCCAATTGATCGTCTGGTCTTCTTGTCCACCAGGAAGAAATGTCAGTTATTCTGCCAAGGATGTCTCTAATTGTAAATTTGCAAATAAGCATTTAAGATAGGTGTTCTGTGGCTCATTAAGTAACATGATCAACTAAGGTGATTAGTTCCTAATGAAATTCATTCACCAATTTCACAAGTGTTATGTACACAGTCACTGGGGATGTAAGACCAATGCCTGTCGTCAATCTAGGGAACAAGTCACGTGAATAAATATTGATGTCAACTGGAGCGTGGGGGCACCGCGAGGAAGTGCTCCTCTTGTCCTGcacaggggcaggagcaggacagGGGGGATTTCATCTTGGAGGAGATAACTTGACTGGACCTTTAAAAGGGGAGTGGGAAGGCGTTCCTGAAAGAGGTGACAGCAAGAGATAAGAGAGAATATAATATGGTGCCTTCAAGGAGCATGTAGATCTTTAATCTTTTATTCTAAAACCCAGTCCTTTTGACTTTAATGTTCCTTCTACGCGAGAAAAATTGggtaagagccctggctggtgtggctcagtggactgagcgctagCCTGTGAAagaaaggtctcaggttcgattcccagtcagggcacatgcctgggttgggggtgtatgagaggcaaccaactgatgtttccttccctctctttctccttcctttcctctctctctgaaaatacataaaatatttaaaaatgatcttaaaaataagtaagactGTGAAAAGAGAGCGAGCATTCAGGGCGGAAGGAACAGCGTCTCAAAAGTCCTGCAACCAGCGATTCCTAAATGTTAACATTTCGGCCTCCAGCGAGGAGAATCCACTACGCATGCGTCTTCAATAGACCTTGCGGGAGATGAATTACGACCTCTACTGGCGACGTCACGACTCTTGCCGTAAAAGCCGCGTGTGGCGCCTGCgcacctcctttcctttttttcgaTTGACACTGCCGCTCCTCTCTCTTGTCGGTCCTCGCTGCGCCGCCTAGGCCGTCACCATGGTGAAGCTGAGCAAAGAGGCCAAGCAGAGGCTGCAGCAGCTCTTCAAGGGCGGCCAGTTTGCCATCCGCTGGGGCTTTATTCCTCTCGTGATTTACCTGGGTCAGTGGGAGAAGAACCTGTGAGGGGACGGGAGGGCCGGGGGTGCGGGGCTGCGACTCCATTTTTGGCTTGCAGCGCTGGAGAGAGAAGCGTGATCACGCTTGCGGGGCTTTTGAAGCTCTCTGGTCTAGTGGGGTTGGTCTAACTTGAGTTCGAGTGCCTGCTCTACCTTTTAGTATTTTTACGGTCTCTTGCAAGTCACGTAATCCCTCCCGTTCTGTTTTTTACATTTGCGAAATGGAGGTGACATACTGTTCAGGATTGTTGGGAGAGTTAGACTGCGCGACGCATGGCAAAGCGACACTTTTCAGCCTTTGGCAGTAGTTGGATTTTCAGGGCGTTTGCGCTCACCTGCCCAGGTGGGCCTAACTAGAAAGAGGCCTGTAGACATCGGGGACAGGCCACTGCCTTGAAGCGTGATTTTGACAGTTGTTGgatgcctctgcttcttaaactgTGCGAAGTGGGGCGTGGATGATTTTTTCTATAGGACCCATTCTACAGGTGGGGAAACCACGTCACAGAGAGGTGTTGTCCTTGCCGGAAGGCCGCGCGGCTGTTAGGTTGGGGGAGCTGTGAACTCGAGCAATGGGGCATCAGGGCCCAAACTCTTCGACTTGGTGCTGTTCTGCAGAGATCTGTGAGTGCCCAGGCAGTCATTTCCCCCCAGGGCTGCACACTGGGACTTTACCCTATTTCCAGCCTTGGGCAGTTTTGTATTTTCAGCTTATTGCCCGACTCAGGCAGCCTGGTGGACAGGGAAGCCCCAGCGCTGTCAGTTAAAATCTTAGGATTTTAACAAGGGGCTGCTTTCCGTTTGTTTTAGGTGTCGGGCCTTGCCTGAGAGAAAGTGCTTCCTCTTGACAGAGCCTTTGATCATCTGGGCGTTATTTAGGCAGCTGTGACTCCCATCTCCCTGTGAATTGCAAACCTACTGATAATTTGGGAGTACTTAAGTATTCAGGACTTAAACAGATCTTTTTCCTCCCTTATTTTGAATACTTTTAAAGCATTACTTTCCCAGATTTTACTGACTCTGTAGAAGTATCAAGGATTACAGTAAATAACTGACAGCCTATGCTGTTCCCCCTCTTCCTTGCagactcccccctccccaacttTCAGGTGGTAGAAGGGCCCAGTTTGGCTCGTGAAATGCTGGGACTAGCTCTCCTTTTAGCTCAGAAAGGGAGGAGGCTTTGGTTCTCTTCCTTCACTgtgccattttcttttcttttcttacaagtacagttaaataaacattttaccatttaaaatgaattcattaattGGACAGCATATGTTAATCTGTTGAAATTATTGATTAAAATTACAGTCATCAGCAAGAACTGTGAAGGGTATAAAATGTTACCCCATTTTCAAGACAACGAACTGGCCCGCTGGTTGCACAGATGCTGACAGAAGACACCAGACGCCAAGCCAGGAACAAAGAACAAGGTGTGACTCCCAGCCACACCTGCAGTGAGAGTACAGTCACGGAAGAGACAACCCTGCAGTCAGGGAACCAGAATCTTTTAAAATGGGCAGACACCTTTTTCATGTGGCGTCTTGTATTAAGTCTGCTCTTGCTGTCTTTGTCCCTGTGATTTCTCAGCTGCTTTATAAGTGTTTTCATCCTTTCCCTCCTTGTCGTTTTGAGAGTTCTACTTTGCCGAAAGCTGGAGCTGGTTGCTACAATCTCTGTATCTAGGGCCTTGGTCTGAAGAGTAGATGATGCTTTCCTTCTCCATCCTAGACTTCGTGTTCCTTTTTGGGCACACTGGCTGTCTTCTCTTTCCTAGGGTTGCCATCGTGGTGAATTTTGCCCTAGCGTCCAGCTCAGGTTGAGATTGATGTTAAGGCTGTCTTTTCAGAACTTCTTCCTTGTTAATCCTTGTCTTTTCTCTTACACTATACATAAATTTATGTCTAACCTAGTTCTGAGGTGGTTTTTTCCATCCACCTCACCTCTACTAAAACCTGCAAGTGCAGATTGAATTTCTTGTGTAATTTAGGTTAAAACACACCTTTTTAGGGCTTCAGGGAGTACAGGGGGATCATAGTACTATAAAATAGGGTAGACAGTGATATAATAAGGAATCTGTTTTGGGCATTTACCAACAAAAAGATTTTAATGAGTCACCTCCTGGAAGacagttttccatagtgtcttGAATTTCTACAGATCAGGTGAACAGAGGCTCTGACCACCCTTTGTTACATATTATCTGTTTAAGGACGTTTGTAGCTTGGACAGCCTTGGAAAATGGTACCTCCGTCCAGAACGGAGAGGGGACACTGCCCATTTTAAAAGATTCTGGTTCCCTGACTGCAGGGTTGTCTCTTCAGTGACTGTACTCTCACTGCAGGTGTGGCTGGGAGTCCCACCTTGTTCTTTGTTCCTGGCTTGGCGTCTGGTGTCTTCTGTCAGCATCTGTGCAACCAGCGGGCCAGTTCGTTGTCTGGAAAATGGGGGTAACATTTTATACCCTTCACAGTTCTTGCTGACAACTGTAATTTTAATCAATAATTTCAGCAGATTAACATATGCTGTCCaattaatgaattcattttaaatggtaaaatgtttatttaattgtacttgtaagaagagtgctgactTAATTAGGTTGTTGAACAATGACTtgaattttccccccttttttctatCACCAGTCTGATTGCTTTATGAAAAGAGGTTCTTTtaagtttgtttctttaaaaaaatcgtTTTGCTTTTTGTAGTCCTTCCTCCAGTGTAGTTTGGCAGTTGTGATATCTTTTTCCTGGGTAATGAGTAGTAATGAAAGGTAGTGCCTGCCAAGGGCTGCCGTCCTGATGTGTGTATAGTAGGAAGAAGGTGGTTTGTCTCCCGTGCTGATTAGCCCTGGACAGAATCTCACACTCCAGTGAAGATTGGAAACTGTTCTGTAGCACGGGGAGATCTAGATAAAGCTGGTAGATTAGGATATGTTCTAGCTGCCCTAggttattgaaaaataaagtcttgATTGTAATTTTTTGTCTGTTGGGGTTTTAATTGgtatttattctctttcttctcccttcccctctctcccaggaTTTAAGAGGGGTGCAGATCCTGGAATGCCTGAACCAACTGTTTTGAGGTACTGTTCTTACGAATAAACATCCCAGGGCAGATGCTCGTATGTTGTTAGCACTGAGTCACTGGCGAGCACGCACAGCGGTGGCGGCATTGTAACGGGGCTCCACCAGTCGCCAGAGTTGGGGGCTGTTGGAAAACTGCAGCAATTTGCAGACCAGTGTAGCTTAGGTTAGCAGGTAAGTACTTACTCTCCCCTTCCTAATTTTTACTTC encodes:
- the TOMM7 gene encoding mitochondrial import receptor subunit TOM7 homolog, with amino-acid sequence MVKLSKEAKQRLQQLFKGGQFAIRWGFIPLVIYLGFKRGADPGMPEPTVLSLLWG